CGATGTTGGGTGCATGATTTCTTCTGAACAATATGAGCGTGTGCAACGTTATATTGAGATCGGCAAAAATTCTCAAAACGCTGAAGCCCATGAATGTGGTGTTCTGCCTAACGATCCCAACCTAAAAAAAGGGCTTTTTGTGCGTCCCGTGCTTTTTACTGGACTGAGCAATCAACATCAGCTTTGCCAGGAAGAAATCTTTGGACCCGTGGCGTGTCTGATCTCTTGGCGAGATTATGATGAAGTGATTGATCAAGCGAATGACACAAATTATGGGCTGGCAGCAACGATATGGACAAACGATTTTCATAGGGCGTTAGATGCAGTTCATCGACTAGAAGCAGGTTTTGTACAGATTAATCAGAATATAGTCGTGCAACCCGGTCTTTCCTATGGTGGCATGAAAAATTCAGGGCTAGGCAAGGAAGCTTCTACTGAATCGATGTTAGAGCATTTTACTCATAAAAAGACGATTATCGCCAATTTGAAAAGTATAAAATGAATCTAAAACCGCATGAGTGTAAGTTCATAGATGATGCAGAAATTTTTTAAAAAATGACTTCTACAAGCATTTTAAAGGATTCAATTCAGAGATTTTTTCTATTTCACTATCATCAATTTGCAGGAGTTTTTAGGAAATCTTTTTTTAAGATACTCCAAAAAATCTTTCGTTAATCCTTCATTCTCTTTAACTGCATTAGCGTAAGATTTATAGAGATCATCCGTGAGATTTTGTAAAAAATCATCGACTTTTTGATTAGTCAAATCATTATAAACAAAAAATCGTTAATTATTTTCCTTGAAATGGCTGTGAATTAACATTACATATATTGTTGTATATACATCGTATTTACGGTTTGTTAATGTAGTTATGATGTACTGTTATTAAAGGAGAAAACGTTATGTCTCAGATGAATCTTAGAATCGACACAGCGAGAAAAAATCTTATAGATCATGCAGCTGCTTTACAAGGCAAGACACGAACAGATTTTATGATTGAAGCTTCTTATCAAGCAGCAGAAGAAGTAATTTTAGATCAAAGATTATTTGTTCTGAATGATGAGCAGTGGACTAAGTTCAATCAAGCCCTGGACAAGGCACCTTCTGATAACAAAAAACTGAGAAAACTCCTTAATACAGCTGCTCCATGGGAAAAATAGAAGCACCTACGCCTATCCATGAAAAAATGATCCTTAAGGATTTTTCTTGTGGCAAAGTGCAGTTAGACATTTGGCTTCAAAAAAGGGCTCTGGCTAATGAACGTAGTGGTGCTTCAAGAACTTATGTTTTATGTAAAGGCGGTAAGGCTATAGCTTATTATGCACTTTGTAATGGGGCTATTGTGCATGAACTTGCCTCAGGAAAAATTAAAAGAAACATGCCTGATCCAATTCCTGCAATGATTATTGCACGTTTGGCAGTTGATCAAAATTATCATAAGCAAGGGATTGGAAAAGCTCTTTTAAAAGATGGAATCTTGCGTATTCTAAAAGCATCAAAAATTGCCGGTATTAGAGTGATTCTGGTGCATGCTTTAGATCTCGATGCTCAAAAATTTTACAAATCTGTCGGATTTGAAGAATCCCCTTTAGAGGAGTTAACTCTCATGATAACTATTCATGAAGCTTTAAGTTCATTTAAAACATCAGATGATTGAAAATAAAGAATCACCAAAAAATATCTTAAATGTCTTTTATTCAAAACTCTATAAAACGTGCACGGGATTAAAATAACATTGCTTTTTATTTCATAATACTATAGATGAATTCTGAACTAATATTCAGGCTGGTTATGTATATTTCTTTTCCCATAAGATTTTTTTATGTGTTTCTTATATGGGGAACTTTTTTTTCAATCGAAGTGCGGTGTACGTCCTTCCCACTTTTAGTTGAAGAGGAGAGTTCAAAGAGCACTTTAGTTCAGCGCACACAACAAAATTACACAAAACTTAATCAGATGATTATTTCAGCAGCTTTTTGTGATGCAGTTATTCGCAAGTTATATGTTGTTCGTACGATCTTAGAAGAATCATTCATGAATAAAAGAGAAAAAGAAAGGAAAGCGTATCTTCCACGTCGAGATCTTTATTTTAGTCTTGTGAAGCAGGGGAAGTATGTTCATTCCTTGTCAGATTGGTTGAATTTCTTTGCGGACTACGTGTACGATCTAAAAACAATAAAAATGCGACTCGATCGTTATGGTAAAATGTGGAATGAGTATCGTGCAACTATATTAAGATTAGCTTCTGTTTTAAAGGTCGATATACGCCCCGGTATAGATCTTTATTATAATACCGTTAGTGCTTTCTTAAACGAAAATAAGGCTATTTTTGAGAAAGAAAAAAGCGAACTCTGAGAGCGCATTTTGGTGTTTAGTCCGTTGTGAGCTCTGGTAGGTTAGAAAAATACTTCAGAGTTTCTGGATTTGCTAAGGCTTCCTTATTCTTAACAGCTTCACCATGAATCACATTATGGACTGCGAGTTCAACAATCTTACCACTAATGGTGCGTGGAATATCTGGAATTTGAATAATCTTTTTGGGGACATGTCGTGGTGTCGTATTGGTACGAATTTGTGCAACAATTTTGTCTTTAAGTGCAGAGGAAAGGATATCGCCGTTCCGAAGTTTTACAAAGAGTATAACGCGAACATCATCTTTCCAATCTTGCCCAACAACGAGGCTTTCTAATACTTCAGGAACTTGTTCCACTTGTCTATAAATTTCAGCTGTACCAATGCGTACACCTCCTGGATTGAGTGTAGCATCTGAACGACCATAAATAATAATTCCATTATGATTCGTTAATTCTACATAGTCCCGATGGGCCCAGACATTCTCATAATCTGCAAAATAAGCTTTATGATATTTTTCACCATTGTCATCGTTCCAAAAGCCAATGGGCATAGAAGGAAAGGGGGCTGTGCAAACAAGTTCACCCTTTTGACCTTTTATACTTTTACCACTGTCATCAAAAACTTCGACTTTAAGTCCGAGACCTCGTGTTTGAAGTTCGCCGCGCCAAACTGGTCCAATTGGATTGCCGAGCGCAAAACATGATATGATATCAGTACCCCCTGAAATAGACGCTAGACAAACATCGTTTGCAATTTTTTCATAGACGTAATCAAAACTCTCTGACACAAGAGGAGATCCTGTAGAGCATAGTGTGCGTAAAGACTTTAAAGGATATCGTTCTTTTGTTGTAAACCCTATCTTTCGTAAAGCATCGATATATTTTGCTGATGTACCAAAAAGGGTCATTGATTCTTTTTCAGCATATTCAAAAAGAATTTGAGGACCTGGATGAAGAGGGGATCCATCATAAAGAAGTATAGTCGCTTCACTGGCGAGAGCTGAAACCAGCCAATTCCACATCATCCATCCGCAAGTAGTATAATAAAAAACATGATCCCCAGGCTTAATATCTGAGTGTAATTGATGTTCCTTGAGATGTTGGAGAAGTGTACCTCCATGGCCATGAACAATACACTTTGGAACACCTGTTGTGCCTGACGAATACATAATAAATAAGGGGTGATCAAAGGAGACTTGTTCAAAAGTTAAACTATTTTTTGATTTTTCTTTTATAAAGCTATCAAATCGAACACTATGAGTTGTTGTTTTTTCAACATTATTTGTTCCAAGGTAAGATGTAATAACGATCTTTTCTAAAGAAGGAAGGCTTGCAGATATCTGTGCTATTTTCTCAAGTGTACTAAAGGATTTTCCACCATAATAATAACCATCAACTGAAAACATGATTTTAGGTGTGATTTGTCCAAAGCGATCCAATACGCCCTGTACTCCAAAATCAGGAGAGCAGGACGACCAAATAGCTCCGAGACTCGCTGTGGCTAACATAGCCATAAGCGTTTCAGGCATGTTAGGCATAAATCCTACAACACGATCTCCTTTTTTAACACCAAGCTCTCTGAGCGCTTGAGCAAGCTGACTAACTGTTGAAATCAACTCATGATACCTTATACGACGTTGAATTTGATCCTCGCCCCAAAAAATAATGACATCTGAGTCATTGCGTGGATGAAGAAGGTTCTCAGCGTAATTGAGACGAGCCTCAGGAAAAAATTTACATTTTTCTATTGAGGTATGAGAAAGAAAATTTGTTTTTCCTTTGGTTTGAGAAATAACGCCGCAAAAATCCCAAATTTCTGACCAAAACTCAGGAGAGTGTTCAATACTCCAATCATAGAGAGAATCATAATCTTTGAGAAAAATATCATATTTTTTTGAAATAAAGTTCATAAACCGCGTCATATTGGCTGCGGCTATTTTATCAGATGAGGGTTTCCAGAGGGGCTCCATCTTACTCTCTTTCATTTTTTTCTTAAGGTTAACATGAGCTGAGGAGCGGATCAAAGATGCTTTATTGAAATCTCTGGATTAAAGTATAAAAATTGGATAATTTTTGAATAACTTTGTCAAAATTGAGAGGGAATCATGAAGAAAAATTTAATCGCATGTGTGATGTTGAGTGGTCTGATGGGGGGATGTGGAATAACAAACGAACCAGAAGTGCAATTACAACAGTCTTATAAAGAGCTGGCTCCAATATCGCTAAACGTTACCTCTATTGATGTTATTAGTGCAAACAAATCTAAAACAGGATTAGAGCGTCATAATCAGCTGCTTTTTGCAGAGGTTGAAAAATGGGCTCGTGAACGCTTTTTACCGGCAGGGCAACATGGAACGGCTGTTGTAAAAATTAGTGATCTTTCAATCGTAGAATCACCTTTAAGTGGTGGTAAAGGAAATCTTTTTGCTTCTCGTAAAGATCAATACATGGGAACCTTAGCGATACGTGTCAGTATCAATGATGCTGTAGGTTTTGAAAAATCATATGTTGAAAATCAAGTGAAGCGTTCAGTGATAGTGCCTTCAAGTTCTTCTTTGCTTGAACGTGAGAATAAAGTGAAACTCTTGATTATGGAAATGATTCACGACCTGGATGCTCAATTGTCTATCAATATCAAAGAACATTTGGGTTATAATCTTGCTTTCTAAAAGCATAAAAATTAGGTGACTTGAGTGACACCCACAGGAAAGATTCCTATTCAAAATTGGATGCGCACGGAAGAAATTGTAACGTTGTTTCGTGCTTTTCCTGATCACAAGGATAATTTACGTTTTGTTGGAGGGTGCGTTAGAGACACTCTTTTAGGATTACAAGGTTTTGATATAGATTTGGCGACCCCTTTGACACCTGAAGCTGTAATAGATTTGCTTAAAAAAGCGAACATAGTGGTGATACCAACGGGACTAGCTCATGGCACTGTTACTGCAGTTATTAATAAAATACCCTTTGAAATTACAACGCTCCGTATTGATACTGAAACTTACGGAAGGCATGCGCAAGTTAGTTTTACAGATCGTTGGGATGAAGATGCGAAGCGACGAGATTTCACTTTTAATGCACTTTACCTTGATTATGACGGTGAGCTCTACGATCTATTTCATGGTCAGAAAGATCTTGAGGCGGGACGCGTCAAATTTATTGGTAATCCTTTAGATCGTATTCAAGAAGATTACCTACGTATTCTGCGCTATTTTAGGTTCTTAGCGTATTATGGCCGTGAACAACCTTTAAAAAAGACGCTTGAAGCGTGTCATGCGTTATCACCTTATCTTACTACAATATCGGGTGAACGCATTCATAAAGAGCTTTTAACGTTATTGAAAGCGTCTAATCCTCTAAATGCTCTACAATATATGGTTTCAACAAGTGTTTTTAGGGTCTTATTTGGATTTGAACCCAAATTTGAATATTTAAGAAATATTCTTGAAGCAGAAAAAAAGAATCAAATAGAAGCTTCTGGCCTAAGAAGGTTTTATAGTATTTTTAAAGAGTTTCCCGCTGAACTTCATCATGCTCTAAAACTTTTTCGATTTTCCAATATTGAAAAAAAATATTTGGAGAAAATCCATTTGGCTCTTGATCATCATCATTGGCTTCTTCACAAACGGCTTTATTATTTTGGTAGGGAGGTGATGATTGATGTTCTGCTTCTTGAAGGAGAGAAATCTCAAATTATTCAGCTTGCAAAATCTTGGAAATCCAGTGTCTTTCCAGTTAAAGGACAACACATTCTCAATCTAGGTATTCCAAAAGGGCCGCAAATCTCAAAGAAATTATCCAAGATTGAGGAGTGGTGGGTGGATCATGAATGTCGTCCTACTCTGAATGAATGTTTGGATTATGCTAAAAGTCTTATGAAACAATGATCTTGAGTCGTAACATTTTGTAACAAAGAGGATTTTGCTGGGTTTCATAATATGCAGTAAATTAAACCTAGTAGCAATAAAGAAAAGATATAAAAAATTACAAAATGGCAATGCAAAACACACAGAAGCAAAAAACCGTCGCAAAACCAGTTTCTTTTAAAGGAATAGGTACTCATTCAGGTGTTCCCGTAACAATGACACTTTACCCTGCAGAAGCCAATTTTGGAATTTGGTTTCAGCGTATTGATCTTGCGGATCAACCTATGGTTCAAGCTCATTGGTCAAAAAGTGTTCCCATTCCTTTTTGTACACAAATTCGTCAAGATTCAGTGTTTGTTAATACAATTGAACATTTACTTGCTGCTTTAGCTGCTTTGGAAATAGATAATCTTTTGATCAAGATAGATGGACCTGAAGTTCCAATTATGGATGGCAGTGCTGCACCTTTTATTTCTGCTATAGAAAAAGAAGGCATTAAAGAGGAAATGCACACAAAGAAATTAATCCGTGTTCTTAAGCCAGTGCGCGTGGAAGAAAATGGAAGATCTGCAGAACTTTTTCCATCAAGCCACTTGAAAATTGATTTTTCTTTGGATTTTAAAGGAAGAGATGGTCTCAAAACACAGAATTATTCTTTTCAGGGATCTGCGGCTGAGTTTTTAAAGGATGTGGCTTCTGCCCGTACATTTGGTTTTTTTGACGATGCTGAAAAATTGTGGGCTGCAGGTTTTGCAAAAGGATCGTCTTTAGAAAACGCTGTTGTTATTAAGGATGGAAAACCACTCAATAATGAAGGTTTTCGTTATGAAGATGAATGTGTGCGTCATAAAGTTCTTGATGCTTTGGGAGATCTGTACCTTGCAGGAGCGCCTCTTCGTGCACGCTACCATGGGATTAATGCTGGTCATGAATTAAATGCAAAGCTGCTACAGGAACTCTTTGCTGATCAAGAGGCTTGGTGTTTTGAAGAGTCTTATCCTTTAGAATCAACTGTTTTCTCATATATTACACTTAAACCTGTACATCTTTCATCATAAGCTATAAAAAGCTTGTCCAAGAACCCAAGATTGGGCTATTAAAGCCATAATAAACTTTGATCACAGGCTTAGAAAATAATGCTGACTTTCCATTTTCGTTTTTACAAATTTTATATGGCGCTTTTAATCGCAGGTGCTGTGCTGATACAAGGTTGCTCTGAAAAAGAAGAGCCTTATGTTGAGCGCTCTGTAGACGATATTTATAACACCGCTATGGATTACTTAGAAGATAAGCAGTTTGAAAAAGCCGCAGCAGAATTTGGTGAAGTGGATAGACAGCACCCTTATTCACCTTGGGCTGCTAAAGCTCAATTGATGGCAGCATATGCCTATTACGAAAAGCAAAAATATGACAGAGCTTTAACTGAAATTGAAACATTTATTCAGTTGCATCCAGCTCATAAAGATATTGCTTACGCTTATTATCTTCAGGGACTCTGCTATTAC
The sequence above is drawn from the Candidatus Nucleicultrix amoebiphila FS5 genome and encodes:
- a CDS encoding type II toxin-antitoxin system TacA family antitoxin, coding for MSQMNLRIDTARKNLIDHAAALQGKTRTDFMIEASYQAAEEVILDQRLFVLNDEQWTKFNQALDKAPSDNKKLRKLLNTAAPWEK
- a CDS encoding CCA tRNA nucleotidyltransferase — protein: MTPTGKIPIQNWMRTEEIVTLFRAFPDHKDNLRFVGGCVRDTLLGLQGFDIDLATPLTPEAVIDLLKKANIVVIPTGLAHGTVTAVINKIPFEITTLRIDTETYGRHAQVSFTDRWDEDAKRRDFTFNALYLDYDGELYDLFHGQKDLEAGRVKFIGNPLDRIQEDYLRILRYFRFLAYYGREQPLKKTLEACHALSPYLTTISGERIHKELLTLLKASNPLNALQYMVSTSVFRVLFGFEPKFEYLRNILEAEKKNQIEASGLRRFYSIFKEFPAELHHALKLFRFSNIEKKYLEKIHLALDHHHWLLHKRLYYFGREVMIDVLLLEGEKSQIIQLAKSWKSSVFPVKGQHILNLGIPKGPQISKKLSKIEEWWVDHECRPTLNECLDYAKSLMKQ
- a CDS encoding acetoacetate--CoA ligase, producing MEPLWKPSSDKIAAANMTRFMNFISKKYDIFLKDYDSLYDWSIEHSPEFWSEIWDFCGVISQTKGKTNFLSHTSIEKCKFFPEARLNYAENLLHPRNDSDVIIFWGEDQIQRRIRYHELISTVSQLAQALRELGVKKGDRVVGFMPNMPETLMAMLATASLGAIWSSCSPDFGVQGVLDRFGQITPKIMFSVDGYYYGGKSFSTLEKIAQISASLPSLEKIVITSYLGTNNVEKTTTHSVRFDSFIKEKSKNSLTFEQVSFDHPLFIMYSSGTTGVPKCIVHGHGGTLLQHLKEHQLHSDIKPGDHVFYYTTCGWMMWNWLVSALASEATILLYDGSPLHPGPQILFEYAEKESMTLFGTSAKYIDALRKIGFTTKERYPLKSLRTLCSTGSPLVSESFDYVYEKIANDVCLASISGGTDIISCFALGNPIGPVWRGELQTRGLGLKVEVFDDSGKSIKGQKGELVCTAPFPSMPIGFWNDDNGEKYHKAYFADYENVWAHRDYVELTNHNGIIIYGRSDATLNPGGVRIGTAEIYRQVEQVPEVLESLVVGQDWKDDVRVILFVKLRNGDILSSALKDKIVAQIRTNTTPRHVPKKIIQIPDIPRTISGKIVELAVHNVIHGEAVKNKEALANPETLKYFSNLPELTTD
- the lpxC gene encoding UDP-3-O-acyl-N-acetylglucosamine deacetylase, which gives rise to MAMQNTQKQKTVAKPVSFKGIGTHSGVPVTMTLYPAEANFGIWFQRIDLADQPMVQAHWSKSVPIPFCTQIRQDSVFVNTIEHLLAALAALEIDNLLIKIDGPEVPIMDGSAAPFISAIEKEGIKEEMHTKKLIRVLKPVRVEENGRSAELFPSSHLKIDFSLDFKGRDGLKTQNYSFQGSAAEFLKDVASARTFGFFDDAEKLWAAGFAKGSSLENAVVIKDGKPLNNEGFRYEDECVRHKVLDALGDLYLAGAPLRARYHGINAGHELNAKLLQELFADQEAWCFEESYPLESTVFSYITLKPVHLSS
- a CDS encoding GNAT family N-acetyltransferase, with amino-acid sequence MGKIEAPTPIHEKMILKDFSCGKVQLDIWLQKRALANERSGASRTYVLCKGGKAIAYYALCNGAIVHELASGKIKRNMPDPIPAMIIARLAVDQNYHKQGIGKALLKDGILRILKASKIAGIRVILVHALDLDAQKFYKSVGFEESPLEELTLMITIHEALSSFKTSDD